A region of Granulicella aggregans DNA encodes the following proteins:
- the typA gene encoding translational GTPase TypA, translating to MSSPTAVALKPIFNIAIIAHVDHGKTTLVDAMLRQSGTFRSNEALTDRVMDSNDLEKERGITILAKNTALYYHDNKINIVDTPGHADFGGEVERALKMVDGVVLLVDASEGPLPQTRYVLSKALEAGLTPMVVVNKIDRPDARPQEVLNEVYDLFIDLDADESVLDFPVMYTNGKAGTATHDLNVPGVDLQPLFEQIIKTIPVSKGDPEGSLQILVTNLDYSDYLGRLAIGRVFNGTMRTGQEYSVAKIDGTFTKHKVTKLFSFSGLKRTDIEETQIGDIVAIAGIPGIFIGESFCDIENPKPLPPIIIDEPTIAIQFNVNNGPFAGREGKFVTSRNLKDRLEKELLTNVSIKMQDTGSPDAFKVLGRGELQLGILIEMMRREGFELMASRPEIVTKRIDGALMEPVEHLSIDVPESFVGTVIERLGPRKGEMTKMTNHGSGRVRMEFRIPSRGLIGLRSEMLTETRGTIIMNSILDGYIAYQGEIPQRLSGALISDRQGTTTAYALDGLQDRGILFVADGVEVYEGMIVGEHSRDNDLDVNCVREKKLSNMRASGSDDAVRLVPFKALTLEQCIEFIADDELVEVTPKSLRMRKKVLQANRRPKRGSSAPVEL from the coding sequence GTGAGCAGCCCGACCGCAGTCGCCCTTAAACCGATCTTCAATATTGCCATCATCGCGCACGTCGACCATGGCAAGACCACCCTTGTGGACGCGATGTTGCGTCAGAGCGGAACCTTCCGCTCGAACGAAGCGCTGACCGACCGCGTGATGGACTCGAACGACCTTGAAAAAGAGCGCGGAATTACGATTCTGGCGAAGAACACCGCTCTTTACTACCACGACAACAAGATCAACATCGTAGACACCCCGGGCCACGCGGACTTTGGTGGCGAGGTGGAACGCGCATTGAAGATGGTCGATGGCGTTGTTCTGCTGGTCGATGCTTCGGAAGGCCCGCTGCCGCAGACTCGGTACGTTCTGTCGAAGGCGCTTGAGGCGGGACTGACGCCGATGGTGGTCGTGAACAAGATCGACCGTCCGGACGCGCGTCCGCAGGAGGTGCTGAATGAGGTGTATGACCTGTTCATCGACCTCGATGCGGATGAGTCCGTGCTCGACTTCCCGGTGATGTACACGAACGGCAAGGCGGGAACGGCGACGCACGACCTGAACGTCCCGGGCGTCGACCTGCAGCCGCTCTTCGAGCAGATCATCAAGACGATTCCGGTCTCGAAGGGCGATCCCGAAGGTTCGCTGCAGATCCTGGTGACGAATCTTGATTACTCCGACTATCTCGGACGTCTCGCGATCGGACGTGTCTTCAACGGAACGATGCGGACGGGCCAGGAGTACAGCGTTGCCAAGATCGATGGCACGTTCACCAAGCACAAGGTGACCAAGCTGTTCAGTTTCTCCGGGCTTAAGCGCACGGACATCGAAGAGACGCAGATCGGGGACATCGTCGCGATCGCGGGTATTCCGGGGATCTTCATTGGCGAGAGCTTCTGCGACATCGAGAACCCGAAGCCGCTGCCTCCGATCATCATCGATGAGCCGACGATCGCAATCCAGTTCAACGTAAACAACGGGCCATTCGCGGGACGCGAAGGCAAGTTTGTGACGTCGCGCAATTTGAAGGACCGTCTTGAGAAGGAACTGCTGACGAACGTGTCGATCAAGATGCAGGACACCGGATCGCCCGACGCCTTCAAGGTTCTGGGACGCGGTGAGTTGCAGCTCGGAATTCTGATTGAAATGATGCGCCGCGAAGGCTTCGAGCTGATGGCGAGCCGTCCCGAGATCGTGACCAAGCGGATCGATGGCGCTCTGATGGAGCCGGTTGAGCATCTTTCGATCGACGTGCCGGAGAGCTTTGTGGGAACCGTCATCGAGCGTCTTGGGCCGAGAAAGGGCGAGATGACGAAGATGACGAACCACGGTTCGGGCCGCGTCCGCATGGAGTTCCGCATTCCCTCGCGCGGTCTGATCGGATTGCGCTCGGAGATGCTGACCGAGACGCGCGGAACGATCATCATGAACTCGATTCTCGACGGATATATTGCTTACCAGGGCGAGATTCCGCAGCGGCTTTCGGGCGCTCTGATCTCGGACCGCCAGGGAACGACAACGGCTTATGCGCTCGATGGGCTTCAGGACCGCGGCATTCTTTTTGTGGCCGATGGCGTCGAGGTCTATGAGGGCATGATCGTTGGCGAGCACTCGCGCGACAACGATCTCGACGTGAACTGCGTTCGCGAGAAGAAGCTTTCGAACATGCGCGCTTCGGGCTCGGATGACGCTGTCCGCCTGGTGCCGTTCAAGGCGCTGACGCTCGAGCAGTGTATCGAGTTCATTGCGGACGATGAGCTGGTGGAGGTGACTCCGAAGTCGCTGCGCATGCGTAAGAAGGTGCTGCAGGCGAATCGGCGTCCGAAGCGCGGAAGCAGCGCTCCTGTAGAACTGTAA
- a CDS encoding zinc dependent phospholipase C family protein: MALLLLTARQADAYSVLSHEEVVDLAWLPQIVPLLKARNPNLTDEQLRMAHAYAYGGSIIQDMGYYPFGSQQFSDIVHYVRSGDFVATMIRESSDANEFAFALGALAHYCGDVEGHPTVNLVVSQQNPKLRKKFGQIVTYDENPVAHVRTEFGFDVVEVAHGRYAQENYRDFIGFQVAKPLLERAFLETYGIPVDSIMKNEDLAIGSYRWAVSSLIPKMTKVALVSYSGQIEKENPGFDHKKFVYRFKRTEFEQIYGKGYQRPGFGTRVLAFFIAILPKVGPLRSLQVKMPDAAQQDLYLKSVNHTVDQYEQYLATMRLQTASVTTVVTVPDLKEIDLDTGQPARFGEYQLADESYGGLLDMLLHDPKTPMKADVRQSFVDFYSARTEPEWYTKKPKDWQKLQADLKVFDAGGTGSEITAVDSTSSVAPTAVN; encoded by the coding sequence GTGGCACTGCTTTTGCTCACGGCGCGGCAAGCCGACGCCTATTCGGTGCTGTCTCATGAAGAGGTTGTGGATCTGGCGTGGCTGCCACAGATTGTGCCGCTGTTGAAGGCGCGAAACCCGAACCTTACGGACGAGCAGCTTCGCATGGCTCATGCCTATGCGTATGGCGGGTCAATCATTCAGGACATGGGGTATTACCCGTTTGGCAGCCAGCAGTTCTCCGACATCGTGCACTACGTGCGGAGCGGGGATTTTGTGGCGACTATGATCCGGGAATCGAGCGACGCCAATGAATTTGCGTTTGCGCTGGGAGCGCTTGCGCACTATTGCGGGGATGTGGAGGGGCATCCGACAGTCAATCTGGTGGTCTCGCAGCAGAATCCTAAGCTGAGGAAGAAGTTTGGGCAGATTGTGACCTATGACGAGAACCCCGTTGCCCATGTGCGGACAGAGTTCGGGTTCGATGTTGTCGAGGTGGCGCACGGCCGCTATGCCCAGGAGAATTACAGAGACTTTATCGGTTTCCAGGTGGCAAAGCCGCTGCTGGAGCGGGCATTTTTAGAGACATACGGGATTCCGGTCGACTCGATTATGAAGAATGAAGATCTGGCGATTGGGTCGTATCGCTGGGCGGTGAGCAGCCTTATTCCGAAGATGACGAAGGTCGCGCTGGTGAGTTACAGCGGCCAGATCGAGAAAGAAAACCCGGGGTTTGACCATAAGAAGTTTGTTTACCGGTTCAAGCGGACGGAGTTTGAGCAGATCTACGGCAAGGGCTATCAGAGGCCAGGGTTTGGGACGCGGGTGCTGGCGTTTTTCATTGCGATTCTGCCGAAGGTGGGGCCGCTGAGGTCGTTGCAGGTGAAGATGCCGGACGCAGCGCAGCAGGACCTCTATCTTAAGAGCGTCAACCACACCGTTGACCAGTATGAGCAGTATCTGGCCACAATGCGGTTGCAGACGGCATCGGTGACGACAGTGGTGACGGTGCCGGATCTGAAGGAGATTGATCTTGATACCGGGCAGCCAGCGCGGTTTGGGGAGTATCAGCTTGCTGATGAGTCTTACGGCGGTCTGTTGGATATGCTGCTACATGATCCGAAGACGCCCATGAAGGCCGACGTTCGCCAGAGTTTCGTCGACTTTTACAGCGCGCGGACTGAGCCGGAGTGGTACACGAAAAAGCCGAAGGATTGGCAGAAGCTACAGGCGGATCTGAAGGTGTTCGATGCGGGTGGGACGGGGAGTGAGATTACGGCTGTGGATTCGACGTCGTCTGTCGCACCAACTGCGGTAAACTAA
- a CDS encoding cupin domain-containing protein has translation MVTVDKLQTIHQIENAGSTGCVSLHVYSKPFDSCIAFDLDKQRCYRRNLSYFSKDGQQIQS, from the coding sequence ATGGTCACCGTCGACAAGCTCCAGACCATCCACCAGATCGAAAACGCGGGCTCAACCGGCTGCGTCAGCCTCCACGTCTACTCAAAGCCCTTCGACTCCTGCATCGCCTTCGACCTCGACAAGCAGCGCTGCTACCGCCGCAATTTGAGCTACTTCAGCAAGGACGGCCAGCAGATACAGTCTTGA
- a CDS encoding ankyrin repeat domain-containing protein yields the protein MSQQSGDSLMGEFVDGRTDLVFQLLANGCSADAADANGVSLLRWCAYYGDVSALKFLLSQGATLDSLGQNLGLLAASFHGHWRLCKFLLELGADVNEQDADSGETPLHSALCGTDRIAYDRVLKVLLFHGANPNLVTKSGAGTGGFMRDCRTRGEAPLHRAAAFGDESTIKLLLDAGAKIDAADANGDTPLSWASWYLRPLSILRMLCYGDFRINPKNQPMRANLLGMPHGADS from the coding sequence ATGTCGCAGCAAAGTGGTGATTCACTGATGGGCGAATTCGTGGACGGTCGCACCGACCTTGTCTTTCAACTTCTCGCGAATGGCTGCTCCGCGGACGCCGCAGATGCAAACGGAGTGTCGCTGTTGCGTTGGTGCGCCTACTACGGTGACGTGAGCGCTTTGAAGTTTCTGCTGTCTCAAGGAGCGACTTTGGACTCTCTTGGTCAGAATCTTGGACTCCTTGCGGCGTCCTTCCACGGACACTGGCGGCTATGCAAGTTCCTGCTTGAACTAGGGGCAGACGTGAACGAACAAGATGCGGACAGTGGGGAAACGCCTCTCCACAGCGCCTTATGCGGGACAGACCGTATCGCCTACGACCGGGTGCTCAAGGTGCTCTTGTTTCACGGAGCTAACCCGAACCTTGTCACGAAGAGTGGAGCTGGGACAGGCGGTTTTATGCGCGACTGCAGAACCAGGGGCGAAGCGCCTCTTCACCGTGCGGCTGCGTTCGGCGACGAGTCGACGATCAAGCTGTTACTAGACGCAGGAGCGAAGATCGACGCTGCGGATGCTAATGGGGATACTCCACTCAGTTGGGCCAGTTGGTATCTGCGTCCATTGTCGATTCTTCGAATGCTTTGCTACGGCGACTTCAGAATTAACCCCAAAAACCAGCCCATGCGAGCAAACCTCTTGGGGATGCCGCATGGCGCCGATTCATAA
- a CDS encoding alpha/beta hydrolase: protein MAERRELIDYQLKLRTTVPRGLRVAGVFVLLAVLGLGTANAQEADWQPSAGHVQMPIWPGAAPDARPAKGPETTKTETKELVAGRPWLYISNVARPTMTVYSPVGKNTGAAVIVFPGGGYEILAIDLEGTEACDWLVSKGITCVLLKYHVPAPRSAPYWGAYPQSKIALDDAQRTISLVRFRAAEWHIDPHKIGVLGFSAGGHLVAATSVHFGRRLYLAVDAADKESCRPDFAVALYPGHLSVREGTLGLNPDIASHITKQTPPTFLLQNEDDHVDTVWDSLTYYAALQRAGVKVEFHSYAEGGHAFGLRRTKYPATGWPDLVDTWLKTIGMVGE, encoded by the coding sequence ATGGCAGAACGCCGGGAGTTAATCGATTACCAGTTGAAGCTGAGGACGACGGTGCCGCGCGGGTTGCGCGTTGCTGGTGTCTTTGTGCTGCTTGCTGTTCTGGGGTTGGGGACGGCGAATGCGCAGGAGGCTGATTGGCAGCCTTCAGCGGGGCATGTCCAGATGCCGATCTGGCCGGGTGCGGCACCCGATGCTCGGCCTGCTAAGGGCCCGGAGACGACGAAGACGGAGACTAAGGAGCTGGTTGCAGGGCGGCCGTGGCTCTATATCAGTAACGTCGCGCGGCCTACGATGACGGTGTATTCGCCAGTAGGGAAGAATACGGGGGCTGCCGTGATCGTTTTTCCGGGCGGCGGGTACGAGATTCTCGCGATCGATCTGGAAGGGACGGAGGCGTGCGACTGGCTGGTGTCAAAGGGCATTACCTGCGTGCTGCTGAAGTACCATGTGCCTGCGCCGAGGTCCGCGCCCTATTGGGGAGCGTATCCGCAGTCGAAGATCGCGCTCGACGATGCGCAACGGACGATATCGCTGGTTCGGTTCCGCGCGGCCGAGTGGCATATCGATCCGCACAAGATTGGGGTGCTCGGGTTTTCGGCGGGTGGACATCTTGTAGCGGCTACCAGCGTTCACTTTGGGAGGCGCCTCTATCTGGCGGTGGATGCGGCAGACAAGGAGAGCTGCCGCCCGGACTTTGCCGTAGCTCTGTATCCGGGACATCTATCGGTGAGGGAAGGGACGCTGGGGCTGAACCCGGATATTGCGAGCCACATTACGAAGCAGACGCCGCCGACCTTCTTATTGCAGAACGAAGACGACCATGTGGATACCGTATGGGACTCGTTGACGTACTACGCGGCGCTGCAGAGGGCTGGGGTGAAAGTGGAGTTTCACTCGTATGCGGAGGGTGGGCATGCGTTCGGTCTGCGAAGGACGAAGTATCCGGCGACGGGGTGGCCGGATTTGGTGGATACCTGGTTAAAAACGATTGGAATGGTTGGGGAGTGA
- a CDS encoding circularly permuted type 2 ATP-grasp protein, protein MTPSETNQFAHPALKNYLLDHAYDEMFAGENELHPHYEPLLELFNTLSKDDLRRRKQSADVSFLNQGITFTVYGRDEGTERIFPYDLLPRIITSAEWATVERGLTQRITALNLFLKDIYNEGRILEDGIVPRDVVYSCKHFRRQMIGLQVPRNVYVAICGTDLIRMQNGDFVVLEDNLRVPSGVSYMLTNRRVMKRIFPQLFRSYNVRPIEQYTQLLLGTLRSLAPEGRPEPNIVLLSPGVFNSAYFEHAYLARQMGIELVEGRDLVTHDNIIYMRTTSGLRRVDVIYRRVDDDFIDPLAFRGDSILGVAGLFNAYRAGNVTLANAFGTGVADDKALYAYVPDIIKYYLSEEPVLQNVKTYLLTDKKSRQHVLQNLDKLVVKAVGESGGYGMLIGPQSTKAEQAEFAAKIEADPRNYIAQPTISFSRAPCLIGDELQPRHVDLRPYVLYGDKVTIVPGGLTRVALKQGSLVVNSSQGGGSKDTWVLSQ, encoded by the coding sequence ATGACCCCATCCGAAACGAACCAGTTCGCGCATCCTGCACTGAAGAATTACCTGCTGGACCACGCCTACGACGAGATGTTCGCGGGTGAAAACGAACTCCACCCTCACTACGAGCCTCTGCTCGAACTCTTCAACACGCTCTCAAAGGACGATCTCCGCCGGCGCAAGCAGTCCGCCGACGTCAGCTTCCTCAACCAGGGCATCACCTTCACCGTCTACGGCCGCGATGAAGGCACCGAGCGCATCTTCCCCTACGACCTGCTCCCCCGCATCATCACCAGCGCCGAATGGGCGACAGTCGAGCGCGGCCTCACCCAGCGCATCACCGCACTTAATCTCTTCCTCAAAGACATCTACAACGAGGGCCGCATCCTCGAAGACGGCATCGTCCCCCGCGACGTTGTCTACAGCTGCAAGCACTTCCGTCGCCAGATGATCGGCCTACAGGTCCCGCGCAACGTCTACGTCGCCATCTGCGGCACGGACCTCATCCGCATGCAGAATGGCGACTTTGTCGTCCTCGAAGACAATCTTCGGGTGCCTTCCGGCGTCAGCTACATGCTGACCAACCGCCGCGTTATGAAGAGGATCTTCCCCCAGCTCTTCCGCAGCTACAACGTCAGACCGATCGAGCAGTACACGCAGCTTCTGCTGGGAACGCTACGTTCTCTGGCTCCCGAAGGCCGACCAGAGCCCAACATCGTTCTGCTCTCACCCGGCGTCTTCAACTCCGCTTACTTCGAGCACGCCTACCTCGCCCGCCAGATGGGCATCGAGCTCGTCGAAGGCCGCGACCTCGTCACCCACGACAACATCATCTACATGCGCACCACCAGCGGCCTCCGCCGCGTCGATGTCATCTACCGCCGCGTTGACGACGATTTCATTGACCCCCTCGCCTTCCGCGGCGACTCCATCCTCGGCGTCGCTGGCCTCTTCAACGCCTACCGCGCCGGAAACGTCACCCTCGCCAACGCCTTTGGCACCGGCGTCGCCGACGACAAGGCCCTCTACGCATACGTCCCCGACATCATCAAGTACTACCTCTCCGAAGAGCCTGTACTGCAGAACGTCAAAACCTACCTGCTTACCGACAAGAAGTCCCGCCAGCACGTCCTGCAAAATCTCGACAAACTCGTCGTCAAGGCCGTCGGCGAGAGCGGCGGCTACGGCATGCTCATCGGCCCGCAATCTACCAAGGCCGAACAAGCGGAGTTTGCCGCCAAAATCGAGGCCGACCCGCGCAACTACATTGCGCAACCGACCATCTCTTTCTCCCGCGCCCCGTGCCTCATCGGCGACGAGCTTCAGCCCCGCCACGTCGACCTCCGACCCTACGTCCTCTATGGCGACAAGGTCACCATCGTCCCCGGCGGACTGACCCGCGTAGCTCTCAAGCAAGGCTCTCTGGTAGTCAACTCCTCGCAGGGCGGAGGCAGCAAAGACACCTGGGTTCTAAGTCAATAG
- a CDS encoding alpha-E domain-containing protein, whose product MLSRVADSLYWMSRYLERAEHTTRLIEVNLNLMLDESADSADRRWQRVLLALGNPKDIEWTGDPYALTYELTFDTAHKGSILSCIINARENSRHVREQISTEMWHRLNSLYLEVTRPGMQNEMLADAKISNTERQTEFLQRVMEAVHQFQGVTDSTMSHGEGWQFIQVGRYIERASATAKLLEAYHEDLWRLPEQLPGGNEYLDWMGLLRSATAFEAYCKVYTADLTPDRILEFLLLDEEFPHSLRFAIDSLQHALEAIHAESGKQRTLQLSRLAGRLQAGLSFSRVEDILEQDVIAYLRTIQAQCSEIHETIFEIYVDYSIQAALAG is encoded by the coding sequence TTGCTTTCACGCGTCGCCGATTCCCTCTACTGGATGTCCCGCTACCTCGAGCGCGCCGAGCACACCACGCGCCTTATAGAGGTAAACCTCAACCTCATGCTCGATGAGTCCGCCGACTCCGCCGACCGCCGCTGGCAGCGCGTTCTCCTCGCCCTCGGCAACCCCAAAGACATCGAGTGGACCGGCGACCCCTACGCTCTCACCTACGAGCTTACCTTCGACACCGCGCACAAGGGCTCCATCCTCTCCTGCATCATCAACGCGCGCGAAAACTCCCGCCACGTCCGCGAACAGATCTCGACCGAGATGTGGCACCGTCTCAACAGCCTCTATCTCGAAGTCACCCGCCCCGGCATGCAGAACGAGATGCTCGCCGACGCCAAGATCTCCAACACCGAGCGCCAGACCGAGTTCCTCCAGCGCGTCATGGAGGCAGTCCACCAGTTCCAGGGCGTCACCGACTCCACCATGAGCCACGGCGAAGGGTGGCAGTTCATCCAGGTCGGCCGCTACATCGAACGCGCCTCCGCCACCGCCAAACTCCTTGAGGCCTATCACGAAGATCTCTGGAGGCTCCCCGAACAGCTTCCGGGCGGCAACGAGTACCTCGACTGGATGGGGCTTTTGCGTTCCGCGACGGCGTTCGAGGCCTACTGCAAGGTCTACACCGCCGACCTCACCCCCGATCGCATCCTCGAGTTCCTCCTTCTCGACGAAGAGTTCCCGCACTCCCTGCGCTTCGCCATCGACAGTCTCCAGCACGCTCTTGAAGCCATCCACGCCGAAAGCGGAAAACAACGCACGCTTCAGCTCAGCCGCCTCGCCGGCCGTCTGCAGGCAGGTCTCAGCTTTAGCCGCGTCGAAGACATTCTCGAACAGGACGTGATCGCCTATCTTCGCACCATCCAGGCCCAGTGCAGCGAGATCCACGAGACCATCTTCGAAATCTACGTCGACTACTCGATCCAGGCAGCTCTGGCCGGCTAG
- a CDS encoding transglutaminase family protein: MYYSIRHLTKFLYSNSVSESMMETRMHPRSDHNQRCLTFHLSVSPRCRVFSYRDHLANHVHHFDIPGQHGQLVIVAESLVEVQPCSPVPSFLAPGAWEELDEIVQNGDYWEMLLPSEFCEPTPLLDKLATDLNVCRRDDPLMVLHELNERLFRYFDYVPKSTKVDSPIDVALTSRKGVCQDFAHIMIALVRSKLRIPCRYVSGYLYHGQLDTDRSATSATHAWIEALIPQLGWVGFDPTNLLVAGDRHIRTAIGRDYADVPPTHGMFRGRAGSELTVAVRVTPSEGTPSLDQELPVPEDWSTLVEKATALPDQPPPLTRHQQMAQQQQ; encoded by the coding sequence ATGTACTACTCGATCCGCCATCTCACCAAGTTCCTCTATAGCAACTCGGTCAGCGAGAGCATGATGGAGACCCGCATGCACCCGCGCAGCGATCACAACCAGCGCTGCCTCACCTTTCACCTCTCGGTCAGCCCCCGCTGCCGCGTCTTCAGCTACCGCGACCACCTCGCCAACCACGTCCACCACTTCGACATTCCCGGCCAGCATGGCCAGCTCGTCATCGTCGCCGAGAGCCTCGTCGAGGTCCAGCCGTGCTCGCCGGTGCCCAGCTTCCTCGCGCCCGGCGCCTGGGAGGAACTCGACGAGATCGTCCAGAACGGTGACTACTGGGAGATGCTCCTCCCCAGCGAGTTCTGCGAACCCACTCCCCTGCTCGACAAACTCGCCACCGACCTCAACGTCTGCCGCCGCGACGATCCGCTCATGGTCCTCCACGAGCTTAATGAGCGCCTCTTTCGCTACTTCGACTACGTGCCCAAATCGACAAAAGTCGACTCCCCCATCGACGTCGCCCTCACCTCGCGCAAAGGCGTCTGCCAGGACTTCGCCCACATCATGATCGCTCTGGTCCGGTCGAAGCTCCGCATCCCCTGCCGCTACGTCAGCGGCTACCTCTACCACGGCCAGCTCGACACCGACCGCTCCGCCACCTCTGCCACCCACGCCTGGATCGAGGCCCTCATCCCGCAGCTTGGCTGGGTCGGCTTCGATCCCACCAACCTGCTCGTCGCCGGCGACCGCCACATCCGCACCGCCATCGGCCGCGACTACGCCGACGTCCCCCCGACCCACGGCATGTTCCGTGGTCGCGCCGGCAGCGAGCTCACCGTAGCCGTCCGCGTCACGCCCAGCGAAGGCACGCCATCGCTCGACCAGGAGCTCCCCGTCCCCGAAGACTGGTCCACGCTAGTCGAAAAGGCCACCGCCCTTCCCGACCAACCCCCACCTCTAACCCGCCACCAGCAGATGGCCCAGCAACAGCAATAA
- a CDS encoding helix-turn-helix domain-containing protein, whose product MLKQVLIFGLVGGVLVTLLQWTEFHFLVLEHSVAIYGVLIAILFAGAGIWLGTRLLAPRERIVDRIVEIEVPSPSPAPDESVRERLGITRRELEILELVARGLSNREIGEALFVSENTVKTHCSRAFDKLGARRRTQAVQRSKELGLLA is encoded by the coding sequence ATGCTCAAACAGGTGCTGATCTTCGGACTCGTGGGCGGCGTTCTCGTCACACTACTCCAGTGGACCGAGTTCCACTTCCTTGTGCTCGAGCACTCCGTGGCGATCTACGGCGTCCTGATCGCCATCCTCTTTGCCGGTGCCGGCATCTGGCTCGGCACCCGTCTGCTCGCTCCCCGCGAACGGATCGTAGACCGCATCGTGGAGATTGAAGTTCCTTCTCCATCCCCTGCGCCCGACGAGAGCGTCCGCGAGCGCCTGGGCATCACCCGTCGCGAGCTCGAAATCCTTGAGCTCGTCGCCCGCGGCCTGAGCAACCGCGAGATCGGCGAGGCCCTCTTCGTCAGCGAGAACACGGTGAAGACGCATTGCAGCCGGGCCTTTGACAAACTCGGCGCCCGCCGCCGGACCCAGGCCGTCCAACGCAGCAAGGAACTCGGCCTCCTCGCATAA
- a CDS encoding DUF4199 domain-containing protein, which produces MKKNVWKFGLLSGLALAIPMGFAVPLEHHIGARWSMVFGYTIMVLSFLIIFVGVKHYRDTECGGSITFGRALATGTLMMLISCACYVAMWEVLVATVEKNFAHDYAIGMVRHAQKSGLQGAALDAKISEAHNFEVMYSNPLYRMSMTLLEPLPVDIVMALVTAGILRRKPTTGLQSTASPEPLTN; this is translated from the coding sequence ATGAAGAAGAATGTCTGGAAGTTCGGTCTGCTCAGCGGTCTCGCCCTCGCAATTCCCATGGGGTTCGCAGTTCCCCTCGAGCATCACATCGGCGCCCGCTGGAGCATGGTCTTCGGCTACACCATCATGGTTCTCAGCTTCCTGATCATCTTTGTCGGCGTCAAACACTACCGCGACACCGAGTGCGGCGGTTCCATCACCTTCGGCCGCGCGCTCGCTACCGGAACGCTCATGATGCTGATCTCCTGCGCCTGCTACGTCGCCATGTGGGAGGTGCTGGTAGCCACAGTGGAGAAGAACTTCGCCCACGACTACGCAATCGGCATGGTGAGACACGCACAGAAATCTGGTCTACAGGGCGCAGCCTTGGACGCCAAGATCTCGGAAGCCCACAACTTCGAAGTCATGTACTCGAACCCGCTCTACCGCATGTCGATGACCCTGCTGGAACCATTGCCCGTCGATATCGTGATGGCCCTGGTCACCGCAGGCATCCTCCGCCGCAAGCCCACAACCGGCCTGCAAAGCACCGCGAGTCCCGAACCTCTAACAAACTAA
- a CDS encoding SDR family oxidoreductase codes for MSTQTTTPELALHAVPAKTIYASKKILVLGATSGIAEATCRIWAAKGASLFLIARNADKLAAVAADLKSRGAHYVDTAVADLDDTSRHPELLAHAVNSLTGLDVAYLAHGVLGDQAQAEADFATAEQILHTNFTAPVSLLTWLANFCVQRHAGVLAVISSVAGDRGRKSNYVYGSSKAGLSAFLGGLRNRVDREGVTVLTIKPGPTKTAMTSAMPGSEKFADVNAVAKSIVAAVDAKKDTLYVPSKWALIMFVLTHIPEKIFKKTNT; via the coding sequence ATGAGCACACAGACGACAACTCCTGAACTTGCTTTGCATGCGGTGCCTGCAAAGACGATCTACGCTTCGAAGAAGATTCTGGTGCTGGGGGCTACCTCCGGCATTGCTGAGGCCACCTGCCGGATATGGGCGGCGAAGGGCGCGAGCTTATTTCTGATCGCTCGGAACGCGGACAAGCTGGCTGCTGTGGCCGCCGATTTGAAGTCGCGTGGGGCCCACTATGTCGACACGGCGGTCGCGGACCTTGATGACACGTCTAGGCACCCGGAACTGTTGGCCCACGCGGTGAACTCGCTGACGGGTCTCGATGTGGCTTATCTCGCGCACGGCGTGTTGGGGGACCAGGCGCAGGCGGAGGCTGACTTTGCAACGGCGGAGCAGATTCTGCACACGAACTTTACGGCACCGGTGTCGCTGCTGACGTGGCTGGCGAACTTCTGCGTGCAGCGGCATGCGGGCGTGCTAGCGGTCATCTCGTCCGTGGCGGGCGATCGCGGGCGGAAGTCGAACTACGTTTATGGATCTTCTAAGGCGGGGCTTTCGGCGTTCCTGGGTGGTCTGCGGAATCGCGTGGACCGCGAGGGCGTAACCGTGCTGACGATCAAGCCTGGGCCGACGAAGACGGCGATGACTTCGGCTATGCCTGGAAGCGAGAAGTTCGCGGATGTGAACGCGGTGGCGAAGAGCATCGTGGCCGCGGTCGATGCGAAGAAGGATACGCTGTATGTACCTTCGAAGTGGGCCCTGATTATGTTCGTGCTGACGCATATTCCGGAGAAGATTTTCAAGAAGACGAATACGTAG